From Rudanella lutea DSM 19387, a single genomic window includes:
- a CDS encoding PAS domain-containing sensor histidine kinase, translated as MNDLPPHAKSLSDREALLQAVLDAQQSMTAYCEAVRDADGDLIDFRYRIINQGVETLTGRRRHQILGELMTSLFPSVKQIGLFDLYRRVVETGQPDSFEFPYQGDGYNGWYLISAQPLQEGFVLSFIDITAQKQTQQQVEQQNHLLDNILTTSANGLVVLRPVRDSDGQIVDLKAVRWNRAFVQITGIPDQSLSTRTSMQLDPTLRSAGLFDQYVDLLTAGKPLQTQYYFEPAQIWIELSGARLDEEHIVLTFSDITESKKASLLIEEQSSQLRNIFDSSISSILYMTAIRNEAGKIVDFLMVTANQAVIRSNFMTPDQIEGKQLLTVFPGNRDNGFFDLYVRVTESGEPEHLIGSYKDDTQQDGWYEVSAAKQGDGVVVTYMNITETQQAQQVLEQQTEFLNQLLQTSPMGIIAYEAIRKTPAQAGGTGSATGEIVDFRAIFFNHAYEKIFNSTEEVVRNHTFLERFTSVVNLPLTVNTEELFNFYKSVTEQSLSFRRERFYPHLNKWLDVSGTKLGDGFLLVLYDVTDRKRAELERQQQAALVQQANRQLKRSNDSLQQFAYIASHDLQEPLRKVHSFGSLLKSRYAESLGDGVDLIARMQKAAERMQTLINDLLAYSRLSNQTESFEPVDLNEVMAGILEDLEAVITDKKALVTIDSLPVVQGNPSQLRQLFQNLLSNALKFNKPDERPAVTIRCQPAPRPQIDPDALTMLPADVEHFWQIQVKDNGIGFDQGYRERIFEAFQRLHGPNSAYAGSGIGLALVKRVAENHGGLIEAHSQPGEGAEFTLYLPQSPSGISSLV; from the coding sequence CCCTGCTACAGGCGGTTCTGGACGCTCAACAAAGCATGACGGCCTACTGTGAGGCCGTTCGTGATGCCGATGGAGACCTCATCGATTTTCGCTACCGAATCATAAATCAAGGGGTTGAAACGTTGACGGGCCGTCGCCGTCACCAGATTTTGGGCGAGCTCATGACGAGCCTGTTTCCCTCGGTGAAACAAATAGGTTTGTTCGACCTTTACCGGCGGGTGGTAGAAACGGGTCAGCCCGATTCGTTTGAATTTCCGTATCAGGGCGATGGCTACAACGGCTGGTATCTGATTTCGGCCCAGCCCTTGCAGGAAGGGTTTGTGCTTTCGTTTATCGACATCACCGCCCAGAAACAAACGCAGCAACAGGTTGAGCAGCAAAATCATCTGCTCGACAATATTCTTACGACCTCGGCCAATGGCTTAGTCGTGCTTCGGCCTGTCCGTGATTCTGACGGTCAAATTGTCGACCTGAAGGCGGTGCGCTGGAACCGGGCGTTTGTTCAGATTACGGGTATTCCCGACCAATCGCTGAGCACGCGTACCTCCATGCAACTGGACCCAACATTGCGCTCAGCCGGTCTGTTCGACCAGTACGTTGATCTGCTGACGGCCGGTAAACCCCTACAGACCCAGTACTATTTCGAACCCGCGCAGATCTGGATTGAACTGTCGGGGGCCCGGCTCGACGAGGAACATATTGTGCTGACCTTTTCGGACATTACGGAAAGCAAAAAGGCGTCGTTGCTGATCGAAGAGCAGTCGAGTCAGTTGCGCAACATATTCGATTCGTCTATCAGCAGCATTCTGTACATGACCGCTATCCGCAATGAAGCGGGCAAAATTGTTGATTTCTTGATGGTAACGGCCAATCAGGCCGTGATTCGGAGCAATTTCATGACGCCCGACCAGATTGAGGGCAAGCAACTCTTGACGGTGTTTCCGGGCAACCGCGACAACGGGTTCTTTGACCTGTACGTGCGGGTCACCGAATCGGGCGAGCCCGAACACCTGATCGGTTCGTACAAAGACGACACGCAACAGGATGGCTGGTACGAGGTGTCGGCCGCCAAACAAGGCGACGGGGTGGTGGTGACGTACATGAACATCACTGAAACCCAGCAGGCTCAGCAAGTGCTCGAACAGCAAACCGAGTTTCTGAATCAACTGCTGCAAACCTCACCCATGGGCATTATTGCCTACGAGGCCATTCGGAAAACACCCGCTCAGGCAGGCGGTACGGGTAGCGCGACTGGTGAGATTGTCGATTTCCGGGCGATCTTCTTCAACCACGCTTACGAAAAAATCTTCAATTCGACCGAAGAAGTGGTGCGTAACCACACGTTTCTGGAGCGGTTTACGTCGGTAGTGAACCTCCCCCTGACGGTCAACACCGAGGAGCTCTTCAATTTCTACAAAAGCGTAACGGAGCAGTCGCTTTCGTTCCGCCGGGAGCGGTTTTACCCGCACCTGAACAAGTGGCTCGATGTGTCGGGCACGAAGCTGGGCGACGGTTTTCTGCTCGTTCTGTACGACGTAACCGACCGGAAGCGGGCCGAGCTGGAACGCCAACAACAAGCCGCCCTGGTGCAACAGGCCAACCGACAACTGAAGCGCTCCAACGACAGCCTGCAACAGTTTGCCTACATTGCCAGCCACGATTTACAGGAACCCCTGCGGAAAGTGCATTCGTTTGGCAGTCTGCTCAAAAGCCGCTACGCCGAATCGTTGGGCGATGGCGTCGACTTGATTGCCCGGATGCAGAAAGCGGCCGAGCGGATGCAGACCCTGATCAACGATCTGCTGGCGTACTCGCGCCTGTCGAACCAAACCGAGTCGTTTGAGCCCGTTGATCTAAACGAGGTAATGGCCGGGATTCTGGAGGATCTGGAAGCGGTAATAACCGACAAAAAGGCCCTGGTCACGATTGATTCATTGCCGGTAGTACAGGGCAACCCGTCGCAATTGCGGCAGTTGTTTCAGAACCTGCTGTCTAATGCGCTCAAGTTCAACAAACCCGACGAACGGCCCGCGGTAACTATCCGTTGCCAGCCCGCACCCCGTCCCCAAATTGATCCCGACGCGCTGACTATGCTACCGGCTGATGTGGAGCATTTCTGGCAAATTCAGGTGAAGGATAACGGTATCGGATTCGACCAAGGTTACAGGGAGCGCATTTTTGAAGCGTTTCAGCGTCTGCACGGGCCCAACAGCGCCTACGCCGGTTCGGGCATTGGGCTCGCGCTGGTGAAGCGCGTCGCCGAAAATCACGGAGGGCTGATTGAGGCCCACAGCCAACCCGGCGAAGGGGCCGAGTTTACGCTCTACCTGCCGCAAAGCCCCAGCGGAATCAGTAGTCTGGTGTAG
- a CDS encoding nitrilase family protein, whose protein sequence is MQTLKIATAQFENASGDKAYNLSVIRRLAGQAARQGAQVVAFHECSVTGYTFARHLSREQMLDLAELIPDGESTQALIQIAREHDIAILAGLFEKDEQDRLFKGYVCVDKNGLVAKYRKLHPFINPHLLPGDEYVVFDLYGWKCGILICYDNNVVENVRATALLGADIIFMPHVTMMTPSTRPGAGFADPALWANRHNDPTSLRLEFDGLKGRAWLMKWLPARAYDNGVYVVFANPIGMDDDQLKNGCSMILDPFGDILAECRQLDDEIVVATCTPEKLQQAGGFRYRKARRPDLYRDILGQEHQPEQKVVWLEPMSERAKE, encoded by the coding sequence ATGCAAACCTTGAAGATAGCAACGGCGCAGTTTGAAAACGCCAGTGGCGACAAAGCGTATAACCTAAGCGTGATCCGCCGATTGGCCGGGCAGGCGGCCCGGCAGGGCGCGCAGGTGGTGGCGTTTCACGAATGCTCCGTAACAGGCTATACCTTTGCCCGGCACCTCTCGCGGGAGCAGATGCTCGACCTGGCCGAGTTGATCCCGGATGGTGAGAGCACACAGGCTCTCATCCAGATTGCCCGCGAGCATGACATTGCTATTCTGGCCGGGCTTTTCGAGAAAGACGAGCAGGACCGGCTGTTCAAAGGCTACGTATGTGTCGATAAAAACGGGTTGGTGGCGAAGTACCGAAAACTGCACCCGTTTATAAACCCGCATCTGTTGCCGGGCGACGAGTACGTGGTGTTCGACCTGTACGGCTGGAAATGTGGTATCCTGATTTGCTACGACAACAACGTGGTTGAGAATGTGCGGGCTACGGCTCTGCTCGGTGCCGACATTATTTTCATGCCGCACGTAACCATGATGACGCCTTCTACCCGGCCCGGTGCTGGGTTTGCCGACCCCGCTCTCTGGGCCAACCGGCACAACGACCCGACCTCGCTCCGGCTGGAGTTCGACGGGCTTAAGGGCCGGGCCTGGCTTATGAAATGGCTCCCCGCCCGCGCCTACGACAATGGGGTGTATGTGGTCTTTGCCAACCCCATCGGCATGGACGATGATCAGCTTAAAAACGGTTGCTCGATGATTCTGGACCCGTTTGGCGACATTCTGGCCGAATGCCGTCAGCTCGATGATGAGATAGTTGTGGCCACCTGTACCCCTGAGAAACTACAGCAGGCTGGTGGTTTCCGGTACCGCAAGGCCCGGCGCCCCGACCTCTACCGCGACATTCTGGGGCAAGAGCATCAGCCCGAACAAAAGGTGGTTTGGCTAGAGCCAATGAGTGAAAGAGCGAAAGAGTGA
- a CDS encoding response regulator, with protein sequence MNPLLTSELTSRRNFKNAKLLIVEDNPDHGFIISKAMQERLPEVKPVWAKTKEEALCYLNQCEQEEWESPKLVLLDLYLPNRHDGWYVLEKIRAMPDALGKVPVVLLSHSNDRNDIAEAYERGCSSYLVKPIKYDDWLEYFQTLRVYWWETVTLPKVNVALF encoded by the coding sequence ATGAATCCTCTATTAACCAGTGAGCTTACGTCTCGTCGGAATTTCAAGAATGCGAAGCTGCTTATTGTGGAAGATAACCCCGATCATGGGTTTATTATCAGTAAGGCTATGCAGGAGCGTTTGCCCGAAGTGAAGCCGGTTTGGGCCAAAACCAAAGAAGAGGCTCTGTGCTACCTGAATCAGTGTGAACAGGAGGAGTGGGAGTCGCCTAAGCTCGTGTTGCTGGACTTATACCTGCCCAACCGGCATGATGGCTGGTATGTGCTCGAGAAGATCAGGGCGATGCCCGATGCGCTGGGTAAGGTGCCGGTAGTGCTACTGAGCCACTCCAACGACCGAAACGATATTGCGGAAGCCTACGAACGAGGCTGCTCGTCGTATCTGGTGAAGCCCATCAAGTACGATGATTGGCTGGAGTATTTCCAGACCCTGCGCGTGTACTGGTGGGAAACTGTGACTCTCCCCAAGGTAAATGTTGCCTTGTTTTAA
- a CDS encoding sensor histidine kinase has protein sequence MAKVSRPFLGQVKHLADYLATRRETILNSWRTQCAADSDLHKRLSLSREEFIDQVPVLLNVLQDRLLDKPISADPTETASEHGWHRWQRGYSLQELLNELDKLYETLSDEIDTYLTLYPDTPAPVTAVAHRQVLVLAREINRGSVMYYDSLRQTSAAERAEQLQSALNQLNQITRERGEHLRQTSHDLRSSFGALFGAANLLTLPSTPSEQTQYIEILNRNLSSIQHVLLQMTDFARIEAGQEQLTLKPFDAAHLLRDLVKQAQPISAERQLVLRADGPDSLPVLSDPGKVQRIIQNLLLSALRHTQRGWVNVSWAPESDTRWTLSVQDSGPGLTHGPAALLAEQLSPQIEVPSSQRLTETEKALSKPIPNTKSPARSTQKQGEDIGLFIVKQLCEQLKATMEIESSAEGGTLVRISMLTHQEAPSAER, from the coding sequence ATGGCAAAAGTAAGTCGTCCCTTTTTGGGTCAGGTAAAGCATCTTGCCGACTATTTGGCCACTCGTCGGGAAACGATTTTGAATAGCTGGCGTACCCAATGCGCTGCGGACAGTGATCTCCATAAACGCCTGAGCCTATCGCGTGAAGAATTTATTGACCAAGTCCCGGTTTTACTCAATGTACTTCAGGACCGGCTTCTGGATAAACCGATCTCGGCCGACCCGACCGAAACGGCAAGCGAACACGGCTGGCACCGCTGGCAGCGCGGTTACTCCCTACAGGAACTCCTTAATGAACTCGATAAGCTGTACGAGACGCTGTCCGACGAAATTGACACCTACCTGACCCTGTACCCCGACACCCCCGCCCCCGTGACGGCCGTAGCCCACCGGCAGGTGCTGGTACTTGCCCGCGAAATAAACCGGGGCAGCGTGATGTATTACGACTCGCTCCGCCAGACCAGTGCCGCCGAACGGGCCGAACAGCTCCAGTCGGCCCTGAACCAGCTGAATCAGATAACCCGGGAGCGCGGTGAGCACCTCCGCCAAACCTCACACGACCTGCGTAGTAGTTTCGGTGCTCTGTTTGGAGCGGCCAACCTACTCACCCTACCCAGCACCCCCTCCGAACAAACGCAGTACATCGAGATTCTGAACCGGAACCTGTCGTCTATCCAGCATGTGCTGCTGCAAATGACAGACTTTGCCCGCATTGAGGCCGGGCAGGAGCAACTCACGCTCAAACCCTTCGATGCGGCCCACCTGTTGCGCGACCTCGTCAAACAGGCTCAGCCCATATCGGCTGAACGGCAGCTTGTGCTCCGCGCCGACGGCCCCGACAGTTTACCCGTACTGAGCGATCCCGGCAAAGTGCAGCGAATCATCCAGAATCTGCTCCTGAGCGCGTTGCGCCATACGCAGCGGGGCTGGGTCAATGTTTCGTGGGCACCCGAAAGCGATACCCGCTGGACCCTCAGCGTGCAGGATTCAGGCCCCGGCCTGACGCATGGCCCGGCGGCCCTGCTCGCCGAACAACTAAGCCCGCAGATTGAGGTGCCCAGCTCGCAACGACTGACGGAAACCGAAAAAGCCCTCAGCAAACCCATACCGAACACCAAAAGCCCGGCGCGCTCCACCCAAAAGCAGGGCGAGGATATTGGCTTGTTTATCGTGAAACAGTTGTGCGAACAGCTGAAAGCGACGATGGAGATCGAGTCGTCGGCCGAAGGGGGTACGCTCGTGCGTATCAGCATGCTCACGCATCAGGAGGCTCCTTCAGCAGAACGGTGA
- a CDS encoding MFS transporter — MTKNRQLLLILCIALLDVTAANGLGALISDYVVDLPAKSLMLTGGVAVMLSIQLAFSPAIGNWSDKKGRRRVILATTLASFLSTLLLLQVQAGTYVANRVAKGGTNGLYAVLRSSITDLTDKQELVRWSGILSFIVGSGPVVGPMVAGLFLLSTSAVRFDPVPTVLFLLAVGLLNIGLALTFRETNPKREELDPDQIKEKMLSSIKVVTLWQQLNESEEKVPGIKPVFILNMLGTLGIGYYTFFVAFLTQSQLLMSTRQTAVFFVYFGALALLANVVFFRFLAHRVHKRKVIIGLALLGIVLQMLYAFIGPSETMLYVVGGIDALTVSVLSGLIGSILSQITKAGGGQGEVFGNIQALGGLASFSTALVNSLLSSVSPQAPFVFCALSLMAVVFWSLRLPDTARQYTDA, encoded by the coding sequence ATGACCAAAAACCGCCAACTGCTGCTTATTCTTTGTATTGCCTTGCTCGATGTGACGGCCGCCAATGGCCTGGGTGCTCTCATCAGTGATTACGTCGTCGACCTGCCCGCTAAATCGCTCATGCTGACGGGCGGGGTAGCCGTGATGCTGAGTATTCAGCTGGCGTTTTCGCCCGCTATCGGTAACTGGTCCGACAAAAAAGGCCGCCGACGCGTGATTCTGGCCACTACACTGGCATCGTTTCTGTCGACATTACTGCTGCTACAGGTGCAGGCAGGCACCTACGTGGCCAATCGGGTAGCCAAAGGCGGTACCAACGGACTCTACGCTGTGCTGCGCTCGTCCATTACCGACCTGACCGACAAGCAGGAGCTGGTCAGATGGTCGGGAATATTGAGTTTTATTGTCGGCTCAGGGCCGGTAGTGGGGCCGATGGTAGCGGGCCTGTTTCTGCTCTCGACCAGTGCTGTGCGCTTCGACCCTGTGCCAACCGTCTTGTTTCTGCTGGCGGTGGGATTACTCAACATAGGGCTGGCTTTGACCTTCCGCGAAACGAATCCTAAACGGGAGGAACTCGACCCCGATCAGATCAAAGAGAAGATGCTCAGTTCCATTAAGGTGGTTACCCTCTGGCAGCAGCTCAACGAGTCGGAAGAGAAAGTGCCGGGTATTAAGCCGGTGTTTATCCTGAACATGCTCGGCACGCTGGGTATTGGCTATTACACTTTTTTTGTGGCTTTCCTCACCCAGAGCCAATTGCTCATGTCGACCCGGCAAACGGCAGTTTTCTTTGTTTATTTCGGTGCGCTGGCCCTGCTGGCCAATGTGGTTTTCTTCCGGTTTCTGGCCCACCGGGTGCACAAGCGCAAGGTGATAATCGGGCTGGCGTTGCTGGGTATTGTGTTGCAGATGTTGTATGCGTTTATTGGCCCGTCGGAGACCATGTTGTACGTGGTGGGTGGTATTGATGCCTTGACGGTATCGGTGCTGAGCGGGCTGATTGGCAGTATTTTGTCGCAGATCACCAAAGCCGGTGGCGGGCAGGGCGAGGTGTTCGGCAATATTCAGGCGCTGGGCGGGCTGGCCAGTTTCAGTACGGCGTTAGTCAACAGTTTGTTGTCGTCGGTGAGCCCACAGGCTCCGTTTGTGTTTTGCGCCCTCAGCCTAATGGCCGTAGTGTTCTGGAGCCTGCGGTTGCCCGATACGGCCCGTCAGTACACCGATGCCTGA
- a CDS encoding SPW repeat domain-containing protein, whose translation MTQQPARFGVLLLLTMEYMSRKPIPTKVHGMLDYASGALFIASPWLFKFADNKAARRVAVGTGVAVLGLSALTNYEAGLSRQIPMRTHLNVDTLNGVLVAASPWLFGFAKRKYWPHLAFGLLEVGAGLLTRRKPADV comes from the coding sequence GTGACCCAACAACCAGCCCGCTTCGGGGTGCTGTTGTTATTAACGATGGAGTACATGAGCCGGAAACCCATTCCAACCAAAGTCCACGGCATGCTGGACTATGCCAGCGGGGCTTTGTTTATTGCGTCGCCCTGGCTTTTCAAGTTTGCCGATAACAAAGCAGCCCGGCGGGTGGCCGTTGGCACGGGTGTTGCCGTGCTCGGTTTGTCGGCACTAACAAATTACGAAGCTGGCCTGTCGCGGCAGATACCCATGCGTACGCACCTCAACGTCGATACGCTTAACGGGGTGCTGGTGGCAGCTTCGCCCTGGCTATTTGGCTTCGCGAAACGCAAATACTGGCCGCATCTGGCCTTTGGTTTGCTCGAAGTGGGAGCTGGCTTGCTGACCCGGCGCAAACCCGCCGATGTCTGA
- a CDS encoding glycosyltransferase produces MYSSIHGRARRALNGFNMNSSNDILSSATTAPNTIPKGLRISPDLTTPGARAATSATPDDIDDLLCFSHLRWNFVYQRPQHLLTRAARRWRVWYVEEPVWSDTPGLRVRLAGHQLYVVEPHLPHGTTPDEAIRLQRAMVDQLRADHRIQNYAVWYYTPMAMLFSDHLHPRLTVYDCMDELSAFMGAPPLLIEQEQRLMHRANLVFTGGYSLYEAKQKHHTRAYPFPSCIDYDHFVQARAGLPNPADQQGIVGPRIGYSGVIDERLDLALIDQLVQHRPDWQFVFLGPVAKIHPDQLPRHPNLHFLGMKAYDDLPAYFSNWQAALMPFAINAATKYISPTKTPEYLAAGLPVLSTPVRDVVRSYGGWERVCIAGSAEELSTRLASLLHRSDDSDGPQLEQFLREQSWENTWQQMQRIMKTQLLVG; encoded by the coding sequence ATGTACAGTAGTATCCATGGCCGCGCCCGGCGCGCACTCAACGGTTTCAACATGAACAGCAGCAACGACATACTCTCTTCTGCCACCACCGCACCCAATACCATCCCGAAGGGGCTACGAATCAGCCCCGACTTAACTACGCCGGGTGCCCGCGCGGCCACTTCGGCGACTCCCGACGATATTGACGATCTGCTTTGCTTTTCGCACCTGCGCTGGAATTTTGTGTATCAGCGGCCTCAGCATTTGCTGACACGTGCCGCCCGGCGTTGGCGGGTGTGGTATGTGGAGGAGCCCGTCTGGAGCGATACGCCCGGCTTGCGGGTGCGGTTGGCGGGGCATCAGCTATACGTGGTAGAGCCCCATTTGCCCCACGGTACTACCCCCGACGAGGCCATCCGACTACAGCGGGCGATGGTGGATCAGTTGCGGGCCGATCACCGGATTCAGAACTACGCGGTCTGGTATTACACGCCCATGGCCATGCTCTTCAGCGATCACCTGCATCCGCGCCTGACCGTGTACGATTGTATGGACGAACTGTCGGCGTTTATGGGCGCACCGCCCTTGCTTATTGAGCAGGAGCAGCGACTCATGCACCGGGCTAATCTGGTGTTTACGGGCGGCTACAGCCTGTACGAAGCCAAACAGAAGCACCACACGCGGGCGTACCCATTTCCGAGCTGTATTGATTACGACCACTTTGTACAGGCGCGGGCAGGCTTGCCCAACCCGGCCGATCAGCAGGGCATCGTAGGCCCCCGAATTGGATACAGCGGGGTTATCGACGAACGGCTCGATCTGGCCCTGATTGACCAGCTGGTGCAGCACCGGCCCGACTGGCAGTTTGTGTTTCTGGGACCGGTGGCCAAGATTCACCCCGACCAGTTACCCAGGCACCCGAACCTGCATTTTCTGGGTATGAAGGCCTACGATGATCTGCCCGCTTATTTCAGCAACTGGCAGGCCGCGCTTATGCCCTTTGCCATCAATGCCGCCACCAAATACATCAGCCCCACCAAAACGCCCGAATACCTGGCGGCCGGGTTGCCGGTTCTGTCGACCCCGGTGCGCGATGTGGTGCGGAGTTACGGTGGCTGGGAGCGCGTTTGCATTGCCGGGTCGGCCGAGGAACTGAGCACCCGCCTGGCGTCTCTGCTCCACCGGTCCGACGATAGCGATGGCCCCCAGCTGGAGCAGTTTCTACGCGAGCAGTCGTGGGAGAATACCTGGCAGCAGATGCAGCGCATCATGAAAACCCAGCTGCTGGTGGGGTAG
- a CDS encoding response regulator transcription factor, which translates to MQFIHDLLEHPSLLAYFSGANNYTWLQFRNGERRLLAKPLTYFEERLPGFVRIHKTALINPVFVDEVQSPPGPKMAGAVRMKDGTQLPVSRRRWRDVQQTLCRPGPALPEAPSVMPEPAGRATPYRPPLPRLLALMTGDALLLTRECIETADIACTLQALEQGAGLANALLLKPTATWPSLILIDARLNRPDRVLTLRTLKTHPQLRAIPVVWLAGSEQDTMQAYQLDANSVVVVPDDPASFTRLVRQLCTYWLTVVQLPPEEV; encoded by the coding sequence GTGCAATTCATCCATGATCTTCTCGAACACCCGTCGCTGCTCGCTTACTTTTCCGGGGCCAACAACTATACGTGGTTGCAGTTTCGGAACGGCGAGCGACGCTTGCTGGCTAAGCCGCTGACTTATTTTGAGGAGCGATTGCCGGGCTTTGTGCGGATTCATAAAACAGCCTTGATCAACCCGGTTTTTGTTGACGAAGTACAGTCGCCACCGGGCCCCAAGATGGCGGGCGCGGTGCGCATGAAAGACGGTACCCAATTGCCTGTGAGCCGCCGACGCTGGCGCGATGTGCAGCAAACGCTGTGTCGGCCCGGCCCGGCCTTGCCCGAGGCCCCTTCGGTAATGCCCGAACCCGCCGGGCGGGCTACGCCTTACCGACCCCCGCTGCCCCGGTTGCTGGCTCTGATGACTGGCGACGCCCTGTTGCTGACCCGCGAGTGCATCGAAACGGCAGACATAGCCTGTACCCTACAGGCTCTTGAGCAGGGGGCGGGGCTGGCCAATGCGCTGTTGCTTAAACCCACGGCTACCTGGCCTTCGCTCATTCTGATCGACGCCCGGCTGAATCGCCCCGACCGAGTGCTTACGTTACGAACGCTTAAAACCCATCCGCAGCTGCGGGCCATTCCGGTGGTGTGGCTGGCAGGGTCGGAGCAGGATACCATGCAGGCCTATCAACTCGATGCCAACTCGGTGGTGGTGGTTCCCGACGACCCGGCCTCGTTTACGCGGCTTGTTCGGCAGTTGTGTACGTACTGGCTCACGGTAGTGCAGCTACCACCCGAAGAGGTGTAG
- a CDS encoding response regulator, which produces MNKKADVSTQPSPRVYIVDDTADYRFLVQQIFDRFLTQYRVALFPGGDALLTHLRQIPARSPEAEASLPALILLDLHMPYLDGKQTLAQLKDDPALKNIPVVIVTSSSSAEEIRACYEAGANSCLPKPIGIEAMQQLLGLTCHYWVDTNWQLVPAVSSPNHS; this is translated from the coding sequence ATGAACAAAAAGGCTGATGTTTCGACCCAACCATCGCCCAGGGTGTATATCGTGGATGATACGGCCGACTACCGGTTTCTGGTCCAACAGATTTTCGATCGGTTTCTGACGCAGTACAGAGTGGCGCTTTTTCCGGGCGGAGATGCGTTGCTGACCCATTTACGTCAGATTCCGGCCCGATCGCCAGAGGCCGAGGCTTCTTTGCCGGCCTTGATTCTGCTCGACCTGCATATGCCCTATCTGGACGGGAAACAGACCCTGGCGCAACTCAAAGACGATCCGGCGCTCAAAAACATACCGGTAGTGATTGTCACGAGTTCGTCGTCGGCCGAAGAAATCCGGGCCTGTTACGAAGCCGGTGCCAATTCCTGCCTACCCAAACCGATCGGGATAGAGGCCATGCAGCAGCTGCTGGGGCTGACCTGCCACTACTGGGTCGATACCAACTGGCAGCTTGTGCCCGCCGTATCGAGCCCCAATCATTCCTGA